A segment of the Lolium perenne isolate Kyuss_39 chromosome 3, Kyuss_2.0, whole genome shotgun sequence genome:
GTGAGGAAACGACGCCGAATTAAGTTGAAACGGAAATGGAACCGAACGGAATAGAAGATTTGATGGCGTGGCGCATGTGTCAGAATGATGTGGACTTAAAACTGACCAAAGTGACGTGGCATGCTTGCATGTTAAGAGAATTCAccttagtgggttgctcctatttagatattatagatgaGTTGAAAACGTGCATCTCGATTAGCCAAAGCCCATGACCTTGGGAGCCAACTCTAGCAGTGGCTCGAGCGTGTCCGGCTTGAACTTGCGGGCGAACAAGGCGCAGAGCTCTGGCACCCCGCCGTTGTAGCTGCAGTTCCAGCTGGACAATCCTCGCCTCATCTCCCTGATGTAATCCTCCGTTACATCGCTGCCGTTGTGGCTCTTGGGGTGTGGCCCTTGCGCGTGCCGCCAGTCCGAGTACATGAGCGGCCGGTTGGAGTTGCGATCGCCGAGGCCCAGCACGTTCAGCAGCGTCGGGATGTAGTGCTCCTCCATGTGACCGACTCCGTGCTTGCCGTCCCGGAACACGGGGCCGTAGTAGGTCTCGTCGGAGATGACCTCGAGGGCAAACTCGCGGTCCATCACGAACCACTGGTCGCCCTTGCGCCACTGCGCGAGGCTAATGTTGTGCTCGGCGAAGTAGGGCCTGTGGCGCACGCGGCTGTCCCGGCGGTCGACGCTGTCGACGAAGTTGGTGCCGGCGCCGGTGATGTAGGCATGCGCGGTGGGGAGGTCGACGAGGGGGATGCACGACTCGGAGAAGAGCGCAAAGTGCGCGTTTGAGAGGTCCAGCAACGCGTTCCCAAGGAGGCGTCGCTCCGCGTCCAGGAGGTTGATGTTTCCCCACATTGTTCTCTAGCATCGTAAAATGTTTTCTTCAGAAATCGACTAATTCAGACGACTTAGATTTAGCGAAACGAAAAATCATGTAGGTAGGTACCTGGCTTGGAATCATGCGGCCGTAGAACGGAGAGTCCGGCGGCGGCGAGCCAGCATAGTCAGGGCTCGCGTGCACGTAGATGGAGTAGAGCTCCTCGTGCCCCTCAAAGAACTTGTCCCACAGAGGGCGCAGCGGCAGGTCACCCCTCACCAGGAACAGGAATGCGATCTTGGGCGCGATGACGTGCTTCGGCTGGCTATTCATCCTCGGCGCCATGGACGCCCTCCAGAGCAGCTCCTCGTCGGTCATGTTGTGCATGACGCCGGCGCTCGGCGCCAGGAAGTCCGTGAACGCCATGCGCCTTCCCTCCAATGGCGTCGTCGACggtgcaggcggcggcggcggctgggaaGGAGGCGTTGGTGGCAGGATACAAGGTACTGTCTCTGGCGGCAGCGGTGATGGTGTTGGTGCTGACAAGATGTTTTGAATGTAGAGATTCTGGAAGCTGGTGCTGGACATCCAGCCCAGCACATATGCTAAGCTGAAGACGAGCAGCAGAGGTACCACGCCGACGCCGCCGGAACGACGAACGGGCATGGGCTTCTTCATGACCTAATTCCGACCTAGCTAACCTCGTCGAGCTTGTAATGCACCATTGATTCTGCCTAGCTCGATATATATGCAGATCAACACTAGCTTGCTCTTGAAAAAGGTAGCCATGAAGCCGATGACTCTATATAGGTTACTTTCATAAGCAATGGTACTGAATAGTTAACTACCAATCAATCTGTTGGTCATAAGGATTGTGCAAGTCGAATAAAGAGCTCAAATACACCATGTAGAGATATGTTCTACATCCACAAAAGGAACTTCAGTTTCAAACTCGAAAATACTCTTTCAGTATGAATATTGGACGGTTGGATTGTAATATCACGTATTTTTCAAACTCTACGGTACCTCCAATAATTGGAAGTTCTGCACATTTGCTAGGTGTGTGACACCACTTGGATTACCGACATCAGACGTTGCTTAATTATGACGCATGTCATAGCTAGGTCAACAGAGGAAGCTCACATTGGAGATGACGACACAAGCACACAAAGAGGAGACGCCGTAGATCACAGTAAAGGAGGGTGCATGAATAATTAAATTATGGGAGTGGCTTTCTATAGTTTGACTAAATATATTTTGTCCATCGGTGATTTTTCATGTAACCATCAGATAGAGATCGTGCGTCCCCTGGCTGCCACACtagatttttttttgagaacattGGAAGGGGTATCCCCTACCTTAAAATTTTAATTAAGGGAGCTAAGGCAGCTCAACGTTGTACATGCAAGAGGTTGCAGGGAGGGAAAATATCTAGAGAAAAAGCAAAAACACAGAGGAGGGAATTTTATACAGTCCAATATGTAAGTCAATGTTGGATAGAAGCCTTCTCCTCATGTTTGGCTCTAAAAGCCCAAAGTTTGCAGGTGTCCATGCATTGCTTGACTACTATGTGAACCGGGATTTCCACATCATCAAAAACTTTCCTGTTTCTTGCCAACCAAGTGCTCCACAAAGCAGCTGTAATGACTAAATTCCAGGCATTTTTTTTTCTGAACCGGGCATCTCTCCCTTGCGGTGTCATAGATATTTGTAAGCTTCTCGCAGCTGGTTAAGTTAATCCCTAAAAGCGCAAGCATTTAAACTGTTCTATCACAATTCAGATCAAAATGTTTAGTAGTCTCCCTTTCCTTGCAGCCAAAGGAACATCTCTCGTCATCCACAATTTTTTGATGGAGCAAAACAACTCTAACTTTGATCATTCCCTTAATCAGCAGCCAAGCAAAAAATTTACCTTTTTTTGGTGCTTCACATCTCCATATCGATTTTGCACTTTCTTGCCTGATACCGCCCAGTTCATGATGTTGTACAGGTTGCTAACTGAGAAAGAGACTGTTTTGTCAAATCGCCAGCCCCTCTTATCGCCTTCTGAGTTTTGCAGATTATAGGTGCCGAAGAACCGAATCAGTGCTTCCTTTTCTTGGTCGGCCCAGACAGAAGTGATATGGTTAAGATGGATAGTCCAAACTCCGTCCCTCCAGCAGTCCGCAACTGAGATATTTGGCCTAGTGGTGTGTGAAAACAAAGCTGGAAACTGGAAGCAATGAGGACCATCCATCGTCCATTTATCTTTCCATAATGAGGTACTAATCCCATTTCCCAGCTGAACACATGTAGCGTTTCTGTAGGTGTCAATCATCCTCCAAAGCTGTTTCCAAGCTCTGGTTTGGGTGGTTGGCCTGTCTCCAAAATCCTTTCTTTGCAGGTGTGTAGCCATTACCCATTTGGCCCAACGCGAGTTGGGTTGAGTTAATATACGGTTGAACCCTCCGAGCCCTAGTTCCTCATTACGTAGAAAATAATGGATCAATTTTTCTTAGCAACACGGATCATCGTCCCAAGTTCGATCTATTCGTAAAACGAAACCCTATGGTCAACCAGATACATCGTTTCCAAAAGTTCGAAGGCGAACGAATATAAGCAAAATTAAGCAGGCATACAACAAAAGTTTTTCTCCTAACAACCCAAACAAAGTGACGCAAAATCAACTGATGACAACTCAGTAGAACTATATACATGAGTTATTGGTGCATCAAACACCCGCCCAGGCGCCCGGTACAGCAAGCTTCTTCAGCTACAAGGATCGATCTTGGCATATCATCTCTCCAAGAGGCAGGTCCACCCCTCAGCTCAGCCGTTCCCCAGCAGCATTGGAGCCCTAATGATTGTTGAGATATGTTAACAGAGCTTGCCCACCATTCCTAGCATCCGATCCTTGAAGATCAGCCTCCAGCGTTTGATCGAGCAAATAATCAACCTCCCAACATGTTTAACATCCAGCCAAGGGGGGACCAATAAAAAATTGATTATTCCTAATTTTTTAAATGCTCCACAACATAACAACATGGACTGAATTTAAGAGAGCATGCTTTTTTGTTTGAGAACCAGAATTTTGCAATATACTCTAATGAATTTCCAACTTGCAGTTCAAAGAAACCAGCAATATGAGTCCAAAACGCTCTAGGTATAGGGCAACAAAAAAAAGGCCGTGTACTGACTCTGGATCAGAGCAAAAAGTGCATCTTCAGGTTTTTCCATATTCATTTTTTAAATTGCCTCTATTAAAGTATTAATTAGTTGGTTTGGTGCTAAAAGCGACACGAAAATATGGATACTTTGTGGAATGCGCAAGTTCTAAATTAAAGGAATAGGAACAGGAACCACACCCCCAAAATTACTTATGTTGTATAAGGTAGAAGTGGAATAAACCCCTTCTGAAAGTGGAATAAACCCCCTCTGAGACAATGACCGTTAGGCGCTCCTGCGACGAGCGTGCCCTCCGtggccttccgccgccgccgcgctcctcCGGCAGGGCAGCGCCTCCCAGCTACAGTCCTCCATACCCTCACCACcttccaccacctccggcctctcTTTCGCCGATTCGCACGCCGACGCTGCTTGGGGTCGTCCCTCCTTCGGCTCCGTTCTCAGCAGGTTCAAGATCTACGGCGACGGCGCGCTCCCCAGCTCCTGCCTCGCCGGTGGTCGCAGCTGTTGCTCCCCCTCGACTGCGGAGCGTGATCGTCGGGCGTCCCTCTCTGGATGAGCCCGCCCCGGAGGAGTGCGCCTCTATCAACGCTTCGCTGGCCGCCTGGCGGCGGGCGGGATGTCCGGCCTTTTCGTCCTCGTCAACGTCGGCGCCGGCGGGAATCCTTCGCCGCGCTTCCTCGCGCGCCACTCCTGCTCTGCTTGGCATGCAGAAGTCCGTCCGCTTCAATCTTCCTCCGACAACCACGACAGAAGCCAAGGCCCACCCCTGCCGCCAGGCCGTTACATCTACCCCGGGTTTTCCAGCACGCCAGGGCCCGGATGCCGAACCGACGGAAGACGGCTGGTCAATAGTTACGTCGCGCCGCGTGCGGCGTGAGGCACGAAGAGCCGCGGCCCTCCTTGATGATCGTGGACGCAGACGCTCCACCTCCAGAAGCTCCAGCGCCGCCCCGTCTCCTCTCCCTACAAGAGGACCACCTCGACCGTGTTTCCGCTGCAGCTCCACAGAACACTTGGTTGCTTCTTGCCCTCGTCCTCGCTTCCGTCGACGCTCACCACCAACCTCGCCGCGGAGACCGAGCGTTGCCACCTCTCCTTCGGCGACCATGGCCTTCCTTGGTCACCCGTCCACGCGCGACGAGGAGGACTCCTGCTACATCGCAACCTCCTACGACCTCGACAGGGAGCGTCTTGATTGGGAAGACACCGCCATTGTGGCTTGGGTGCTAGCGGCTCCGTCGGGCACAGACCGCTCCGACGTGGAGGACGTCTTCCGCCGCAAATTTCGTCTCCGTGCGTCCGAGCTGCTGGTGAGCTCCCACTTCCCGGAACAGTACCTTGTCAAGTTCTCCTCCGCCGAGCTGCGCAATGAGGTGATGCGCACGGAACGGTGCAACTTCAAACTCGACGGCCTCGACGTCCGCTTTCGGCCATGGCGCGCCGTCTCCCACACATACAACGCCGACCTTCTTTTTCGTGTCCATATCGTCATCGACGGACTTCCTCCGTTCGCTTGGCGGCCGGAGGTTGTTGATCAGCTGGTTGGAAGGAAGTGCGAAGTGCAGCGCTTCGATGATGGGTTCACCACCATGGAGGACACCTCCTCTTTTGGTTTGTGGGTGTGGTCGGCGGCACCACACCGCATCCCTAAGGTCCTATGGTGCACTTTTGTGAACAAGGGCGCCGGAGGGCTCTCCTCAAAGGTGCGCATTGACGAAGACCGGCCCAACCAATGGAAGCGGGGGGTTTCTTTTCGTATCCTGCTGCACATCGACCGCGTCGAGGATTTCACCGGCTCCTGAGTTGGATGGCGGTGAGCCCATCACCGACTTCAGGCCGTCTTCTCACTCACTCCCTCGGTGCCACCTCGGCACGGTCGACGGCATGCCCGTCAATGCTGGTGAGGGCTCCATCTTGCCGGTCCCCATCCCGGCGTTGGGCGAGCTTGGCCCTACATTTACTCGTCGCAACGAACCTGATGATCAGAAGGACCTGGAGCTCCCCTCTCGTCGCAAGGACCGCGATTCTCGGGGTTCCTCCCGTCCTCGCGACGAGGAGCGCAACCGCTCCCGACGCTCACCTTCGAGGGGTTCGAACCGTCACCGCTCACGTTTTTTTACAGAGGAAGGAAAAAGGCGTCGTTCACATCACAGCTCTCGTTGTGACGACCGCGACCTCCGCAAGCGGCACCGCCGGGACGAAGACGATGAAGATGAACGCCGTGGGCCACGTCGCGATCAACGAAGGCGTGCCCCCTCCTACTCCCTGCGCACCAAGATTACCTCAATGGCAGACGAACGCCGTGGTTCCCGGGGCTCCGGGCGTACTCCTGGTCACTCCTCTAGCCGCTACGGGGGGCAACGTCATCCCGTCTACAAGCGCTGGGTGCCGGTTGACAAACATGCTGACGCCATGTACGCCATGGTGCAACCCTGGAAGAAGACCAGTTCGGTGATGGCTCGCAATGTCGCCGCGTCTCCAACCGCCGCCATGGTCTGCAGGGACTGGTCCTCGGCGATCAAAGAGGTTCCTGCAGGTTTCGAGGAAGGCTCCTCGCGCCTAGCCTCGCCTCCGCCCAACACAGTCTTCGAGCCCATGGCTCTTAGCTCTTGGGGAGAAGAAGAAGTGTCCCCGGCCTCGCCTCCTTCACCAACGAAGCTGCTGCTGGAGCATACGACGCCCGCGGCCACGCAACTTTCTTTCTCTGAAGCGGTTGAGGTACCTGAGACTTGGGAAGAGGTCGCTGAAGTTGGGTTGGACATGCACCAGGTCGCACATAAGAAAGAAACTTCGCAAGTCGCCAGCGAGCCAGTGCCCCAGGAGGCTTCCCCGACCCCCGTCACGGACCTTTTTGTCCGTCCGGTGGCGCCCCTTCTGCCCCGCCCCACACCGGCGTCGCCACAACCCGGCCTCGACAAGGGACAGTCGCCACAGCCCGGCCTTGACAAGGGACAGCTTTCTTCCGAAGCCCGCCGCAGCGCTCATTTCATCAACAAGCCCAAGATGCATGCGATGGACAAAGCAATACAAGTTCTCAATGCTAAGATGGGAGTTGCCAAAGAAGGGGTCCCTCTGCTGCAGGCTAGGAAGGAGTACGTGGAGAAATATAAAACTCAACTCCCGAACACGACGGTTGACGCCCTCGCCAAACTCTTCAAGCTCAACATCCGCAGCATCACAGAAGCCGATGAAGCTCTCATAGCCATGGGCGGCCCAGGGGGCAGTGAGGCCGCAACACAAGACTTGGTCGTTTAAGGGTTGGATCAGCCCTGTTCGT
Coding sequences within it:
- the LOC127338119 gene encoding glycosyltransferase BC10-like; amino-acid sequence: MKKPMPVRRSGGVGVVPLLLVFSLAYVLGWMSSTSFQNLYIQNILSAPTPSPLPPETVPCILPPTPPSQPPPPPAPSTTPLEGRRMAFTDFLAPSAGVMHNMTDEELLWRASMAPRMNSQPKHVIAPKIAFLFLVRGDLPLRPLWDKFFEGHEELYSIYVHASPDYAGSPPPDSPFYGRMIPSQRTMWGNINLLDAERRLLGNALLDLSNAHFALFSESCIPLVDLPTAHAYITGAGTNFVDSVDRRDSRVRHRPYFAEHNISLAQWRKGDQWFVMDREFALEVISDETYYGPVFRDGKHGVGHMEEHYIPTLLNVLGLGDRNSNRPLMYSDWRHAQGPHPKSHNGSDVTEDYIREMRRGLSSWNCSYNGGVPELCALFARKFKPDTLEPLLELAPKVMGFG